In Gemmatimonadota bacterium, the genomic stretch ACCAACGACGACATTCTGGCCGTGGGCGTCTGCATCGATGAGATGACCGAAGCCAACGGCGCCCTGCTGGTGATTCCGGGCTCCCACAAAGGCCCGACTTACAATCACCACCAGGACGGAAGGTTCTGCGGCGCGGTGAACGATCCCGATTTCACCGCGGAAAACGTCGTGGCGCTCGAAGTGCCCGCAGGCGGGATATCCATCCATCACGTCCGGACGCTGCATGGTTCAGCGCCGAACTATTCGGGCGCACCACGGCGCTTGCTCTTGTTCCAGATGGCTGCCGCCGACGCCTGGCCGCTCACGGGAGCGGGCGACTGGGACGTCTTCAACGGCAACCTCCTCCGGGGCGAACCGACCAACGTACCGCGCATGGCCGACCTACCCGTGCGCATGCCCCTTCCCGGACCGGAACGAGGCGGCTCGATCTACGAGACCCAGTCGGTCCTCGAGAACAAGACCTGGGCCCGGTGAACGAGCCCGCCCATAGCGAGTCGGAACACAGGCATCCGATCCTGTTTTTCGATGGCGTGTGCGGCCTCTGCAACCGGTTCGTCGACTTTATGCTGCAGGCCGACAGGCAGCACCGGTTCCGGTTTGCGCCGCTTCAGGGCGAAACCGCGCGACGCCTGCTGGGAATGCATAATCAGGCCGGTGGCCACGAGCCGGGCGATCCCCAGGCGGGCGATCCCCGATCTTTCATATTCCTCGATACAGACAGGCAATACGAACAGTCCAATGCCGTTTTGCACGCCCTGATACGATTGGGCGGCGCATGGCGATTGATCGCCGTGCTGTATGTTTTTCCACGTCCCCAGCGCGATTTCATCTATCACATCGTCGCGCGCAACCGGTACCGCTGGTTCGGCAGGCGCGACGCGTGCAGGATGCCCACGCCCAAAGAACGCGATCGGTTTCTTCCGTGACGGGCGACATCGATTTGTGTCCTGTACATTCGATCTGTGTCGTCCCTCTCCTCGCTACCCTCCCATCATGACCGCCAAATTCACTTCAGACAACCATCCCTTCGTTACCCCCGACGTAGTCAACGCGCTACCGAGCAAGCCCGCGGATTTCCGATCGTCTTACGGATCAATGCCTCCTCAATACGGGGAATTGCGCATACCGGCCGGGCGTGGTCCTCATCCGGTGGCTGTGGTCCTGCACGGCGGTTGCTGGCTGTCGATTTACACTGACCTGCGCAACGCGAATGCGCTGGCCGACGCCCTGCGGGACGAGGGCATCGCGACCTGGAACGTCGAATACCGGTGCGTGGACCAGGAGGGCGGCGGATGGCCGGGGACTTTTCACGATGCCGGGAATGCGACGGACCACCTGCGCACCCTGTCCGCGGATCACAATCTCGACCTGGACCGCGTCATCACCATCGGTCACTCGGCGGGCGGACACCTGGCCCTCTGGACGGCGGCACGCCAACGGCTGCCTGAGGAAAGCCCGCTCTGGACCGCGGACCCGTTGCCGTTACGCGGCACCGTCGTACTGGGCGGCCCCGGTGATCTGAATCGGTTTATTCCTCATGCGGACACGGAGTGCCGGCAGGGCGTGGTGACGGAACTGCTTGGATGTGCCGGCGTATCATCCAAAGAACTTGAGAAGCGTATAGCGGGGCGATTTCGATGCGGATCGCCCATAGAAATGCTGCCCCTGGGCCTTCCGCAGGTCATGATCAGCACGGAACACGACTGGGTGGTACCGCTGGAACTGGGTGAGGCCTACGCGGCGGCAGCCCACGCGGCCGGTGACCCTGTCGAACACGTCATCATCCCGAACGCCGGCCATCACGAGTTCATGGTACCGGGTTCCGCGACGTGGCCCACCGTACGCCAGGCCGTGCGTTCGCTGCTCGAAACCTGAGACGACCTGCAGGTCAGGTCTATTATCGAAAGGCCATGTCATGCCCAACATCACCGTAAAACCTGACTGCAAGAACGCGCCAAAGAAGGCCCTGTTGCGGGATTTCATCTCCGCCTTCGCGCATGCCGATATCGAAGGCGTCCTGTCGCCGATGAGCGAC encodes the following:
- a CDS encoding DUF393 domain-containing protein; translated protein: MLFFDGVCGLCNRFVDFMLQADRQHRFRFAPLQGETARRLLGMHNQAGGHEPGDPQAGDPRSFIFLDTDRQYEQSNAVLHALIRLGGAWRLIAVLYVFPRPQRDFIYHIVARNRYRWFGRRDACRMPTPKERDRFLP
- a CDS encoding phytanoyl-CoA dioxygenase family protein codes for the protein MLSQEQVEFYHENGYMTVDKVLSDAEVADLQRVTDEFVQKAAAFTEHTDFYDLEPGHSAHDPQVRRLKSPIDHHDVYMRTIKHDNILDIVAQLIGDDIRTNGNKLNMKSADYGSPVEWHQDWSFYPHTNDDILAVGVCIDEMTEANGALLVIPGSHKGPTYNHHQDGRFCGAVNDPDFTAENVVALEVPAGGISIHHVRTLHGSAPNYSGAPRRLLLFQMAAADAWPLTGAGDWDVFNGNLLRGEPTNVPRMADLPVRMPLPGPERGGSIYETQSVLENKTWAR
- a CDS encoding alpha/beta hydrolase: MTAKFTSDNHPFVTPDVVNALPSKPADFRSSYGSMPPQYGELRIPAGRGPHPVAVVLHGGCWLSIYTDLRNANALADALRDEGIATWNVEYRCVDQEGGGWPGTFHDAGNATDHLRTLSADHNLDLDRVITIGHSAGGHLALWTAARQRLPEESPLWTADPLPLRGTVVLGGPGDLNRFIPHADTECRQGVVTELLGCAGVSSKELEKRIAGRFRCGSPIEMLPLGLPQVMISTEHDWVVPLELGEAYAAAAHAAGDPVEHVIIPNAGHHEFMVPGSATWPTVRQAVRSLLET